GCAGTCCTCCACAGTCAGGATCACCTTCCAATGCCTTGCGATACAAGGTTCCGAAAAGTTCATTCATGTCCGGCTTCATGCCAAACGTTTCCGCAAACTCCTTGAAAAGGCCCACCCACGCATTCAGGTCTGAAGTACAGTTCTGGCAGTGAACCATGGCCACAGGATCCCCCAGAGGAGTGGTCACCATATCAATCTGCGAATAGACCTTAGACAGTGCCTTTTCCAGGACAATCATAGCAAACACAGAAGTACCTGCTGATACGTTGCCGGTTCGCTTTGACACACTATTGGTGGCCACCATACCTGTTCCTGCATCACCTTCGGGTGGGCAGAGGGGAATTCCCGCTCTCAGCTCACCGGTAACATCCAGAAGTTTTGCTCCTTCCTCTGTCAGTGTACCTGCCGCGTCTCCGGCCGTCCGGACTTCTGAAAGGATATCCGTCAGTTTCCAGGAAAACTGTTTATCGGCAGCCAGGTCATCAAATTTTTGAACCATTTCTTTCTGATAAGTCTTTGTATCTGAGTCTATCGGAAATACCCCGGAAGCTTCTCCTATTCCCAGAACTCTTTCGCCTGTCAGTCTCCAGTGTATATAGCCTGCCAGAGTTGTCAGATAGTCAATCTCACCTACATGTTCTTCCCCATTTAGAATTGCCTGATACAGGTGGGCGATTGTCCATCTCTGCGGTATCTGGAACTGAAAAAGATCGGTCAGTTCTTTTGAAGCCTGTCCTGTGATATTGTTCCTCCAGGTTCGAAACGGCACCAGAAGCTCGCCATCTTTATCAAATGCCATATATCCATGCATCATCGCGCTGAATCCAATTGCTCCTATGTTTCGTAAGGTCACTCCGTACTGGTCTTTCACATCCAAAGCCATCTTCCGGTAGCTGTCCTGGAGCCCCTTCCAGATATCTTCGACGCTATAGGTCCAGATACCGTTTTCATACTTATTTTCCCAGTCATGTGCTCCGGAAGCAATCGGAACATTGTCCTCTCCTACCAAAACTGCTTTAATTCTGGTAGACCCAAATTCAATTCCAAGTGCCGTCTTTCCGGCTTCAATTTCAGCCTTTACTTTAGCAATGTCAATACCCATTTAACCCTATACCTCCTCGATTGTTTACCAGACTCTTATCTATAATATACAGAATTCCATCTCAACTCGTTACGCAGATTACGAATGGTTGTGTCATGATCAATTACAACGCTTTCAATTCCCATAGCTGCTGCCCAGTCCACCATCTGCTCTGTAGTCAAGTCATAGGTGAATGCAGTATGATGAGCACCGCCTGCATAAATCCAGGCTTCAGCACCAACCTGAAGGTTGGGCTGCGGTACCCAGAAGTTGGTTGCCACCGGAAGCTTCGGCATCGGTTTTTCCACCTTCTTGCAATCCACATCATTTATAATCAGGCGGAAGCGGTTTCCCAGATCAATAAGAGAAGTGGCAATCCCATGTCCTTCCTTGGATGTGAATACCAGACGAGCCGGATCTTCGCGGTCTCCCATGCTAAGGGGCTGACACTTAATGGAAACCGGCCCATCAGCAATTGTGGGGCATACTTCCAGCATATGAGCCTCCAGAATACCCTCTTTTCCGGGAACCAGATTATAGGTATAGTCCTCCATGAAGGAAGTTCCTTTCGCATCCTTGATGCCCTGTGTCATAATCTTCATAAGACGTACCATAGCAGCCGTCTTCCAGTCTCCTTCTCCCCCGAAACCATAGCCCTTTTCCATCAGCCTTTGAATTGCAAGTCCCGGAAGCTGCTTCAGTGCGCCAAGGTCACCAAAGTGCGTAACAATCGCCTGATAATCCTTTTCTAACAGGAACTTTTCAAATCCCAGCTCAATCCCGGCCTGTACTGCAACATGTTTTTTAAACTCCTCCGGCTCCTGCCCTTCCAGCAGAATCTCGTACTTGCTGTAATACTCCTCAACCAGCGTATCAATATCGCCCTTTTTAACATCTTGTACATATTGCTCAATTTCATTAACCGGATACGCATCAATCTCCCAGCCGAACTTAATCTGCGCCTCTACCTTGTCGCCTTCTGTAACAGCAACATTTCTCATGTTATCAGCGATACGGCATACACGGATATGGCTGCTTTCCATAATTCCGATGGCTGTGCGCATCCAGCCCGCGATGCGCTCCTGAACTTCTTTATCTTCCCAGAATCCCATGATTACTTTTCTCTCAATATTCATCCTGGTGACAATATGTCCGTACTCCCGGTCACCGTGTGCTGCCTGATTCTCATTCATAAAATCCATATCGATAGTATCATAAGGAATCTCACGGTTATACTGGGTGTGCAGATGAAGAAGTGGTTTCCGATACTCCTGAAGTCCTAAAATCCAGGATTTTGCAGGAGAAAATGTATGCATCCATGTAATAACACCGGCACAGTTTTCATCTGCATTCGCCTCATTAAATGTCTTTCGAATGAGTTGGTTGGTAATCAGGGTTGGTTTCCAGATAACCTCAAAGGGCAATATTCCTGACTGATTCAAGCCCTCAACGATAATCTGAGAATGCTCTGCCACATGTGCAAGGCATTCATCACCGTACAGATCCTGTGATCCGGTACAAAACCAAAATTTGTAATTCTTTGCTTCATTCATAAGTTCTTCTCCTTTATGCTATATATTTTTTTATACCTTCTTATTTCTCTGGCACGTGGATTGTCTGATGATTAATTCCGGCTGTATCAACCGCTCTACCTTACTTTTCTTAAGCGGTACCTTCCGAATCTGTTCCAGAATCAGTTCTGCCGCCATCTCTCCAAGTCTTTCCTGTGGATGGTTGATGGTTGTAAGGCCGATTTGTCCCGCCTCTGCAATCAGGGAATTATCGTATCCGGTAACAGATATATCCTGCGGTATGGTTAAACCCCTGTTGCTTAGCGTCTGGATAGCAAGCACGGCAATCTGATCGTTGTAGCAGACAACTGCATCCATATGCACACCCTTGTCCAGCATCTGGTTCAGCAGCAGTGGTGGCTTTATACGCCGGTCTTCTGTATGAAACCAGATTACCATCTCCGGATCGTAAAAGATTCCGGCTTCCTTCAAGGCTTTTGTATAGCCCATATGGCGCCCGGCGCCCTGGCTGTCATCGGCCTTAAAGATTCCTGCGATATACCTGTGTCCCTGCCTGATCAGATATTTTGTCAGCAGATATCCTCCCTGACAGTCATCCATCAAAATCCGGGGTTTATCCAACATCTGCGGATAGCTTCCCTGAATAAATACATAGGGTATTTCGTACTGATCCAGCATCTCATAAAGATTCAGATGCTTACATAAAATCTGACTTTTACTGGGTTCAATAATCAAGCCGTCTATAGGCTTATTCAACATCTCCCGAAGAACCTTTGCTTCATTGGTTCTGGAATTTCCTGTATTCTTCAGAATGATGCTGTAGCCATTCGCAGTCAGGACCCTGTCCATCCCCTGAA
The window above is part of the Novisyntrophococcus fermenticellae genome. Proteins encoded here:
- a CDS encoding xylulokinase encodes the protein MGIDIAKVKAEIEAGKTALGIEFGSTRIKAVLVGEDNVPIASGAHDWENKYENGIWTYSVEDIWKGLQDSYRKMALDVKDQYGVTLRNIGAIGFSAMMHGYMAFDKDGELLVPFRTWRNNITGQASKELTDLFQFQIPQRWTIAHLYQAILNGEEHVGEIDYLTTLAGYIHWRLTGERVLGIGEASGVFPIDSDTKTYQKEMVQKFDDLAADKQFSWKLTDILSEVRTAGDAAGTLTEEGAKLLDVTGELRAGIPLCPPEGDAGTGMVATNSVSKRTGNVSAGTSVFAMIVLEKALSKVYSQIDMVTTPLGDPVAMVHCQNCTSDLNAWVGLFKEFAETFGMKPDMNELFGTLYRKALEGDPDCGGLLAYNYFSGEHITDFVEGRPLFVRNAGDRFNLANFMRVHLFTSLGALKVGLDILLKEEDVEVDRILGHGGLFKTKGVGQRFLAAAMNAPVSVMETAGEGGAWGIALLASYMLNKTEGETLDAYLNEKVFAGQEGECIEPDARDVAGFETFIERYKSGLPIERAAVENLSGGNYA
- a CDS encoding GntR family transcriptional regulator codes for the protein MDASGKAKYFTLMEQLKEDILSGNIQAGEKLPSENQLAEEFKISRHTVRKALSILENEGYITARHGKGTFCSERMIHRHTSHNIAVVTTYISDYIFPRLIQGMDRVLTANGYSIILKNTGNSRTNEAKVLREMLNKPIDGLIIEPSKSQILCKHLNLYEMLDQYEIPYVFIQGSYPQMLDKPRILMDDCQGGYLLTKYLIRQGHRYIAGIFKADDSQGAGRHMGYTKALKEAGIFYDPEMVIWFHTEDRRIKPPLLLNQMLDKGVHMDAVVCYNDQIAVLAIQTLSNRGLTIPQDISVTGYDNSLIAEAGQIGLTTINHPQERLGEMAAELILEQIRKVPLKKSKVERLIQPELIIRQSTCQRNKKV
- the araA gene encoding L-arabinose isomerase; its protein translation is MNEAKNYKFWFCTGSQDLYGDECLAHVAEHSQIIVEGLNQSGILPFEVIWKPTLITNQLIRKTFNEANADENCAGVITWMHTFSPAKSWILGLQEYRKPLLHLHTQYNREIPYDTIDMDFMNENQAAHGDREYGHIVTRMNIERKVIMGFWEDKEVQERIAGWMRTAIGIMESSHIRVCRIADNMRNVAVTEGDKVEAQIKFGWEIDAYPVNEIEQYVQDVKKGDIDTLVEEYYSKYEILLEGQEPEEFKKHVAVQAGIELGFEKFLLEKDYQAIVTHFGDLGALKQLPGLAIQRLMEKGYGFGGEGDWKTAAMVRLMKIMTQGIKDAKGTSFMEDYTYNLVPGKEGILEAHMLEVCPTIADGPVSIKCQPLSMGDREDPARLVFTSKEGHGIATSLIDLGNRFRLIINDVDCKKVEKPMPKLPVATNFWVPQPNLQVGAEAWIYAGGAHHTAFTYDLTTEQMVDWAAAMGIESVVIDHDTTIRNLRNELRWNSVYYR